In the genome of Armatimonadota bacterium, one region contains:
- the pstA gene encoding phosphate ABC transporter permease PstA, translated as METPRGWRDRQSRNERLFQFIAALVVLFALGVLVTLLAKTLLDGASRLGWDFLTSYPSRRAANAGILPALIGSFYLMILTAIISIPIGIGAAIYLEEFGKRNAVSSFIEINISNLAGVPSIIYGLLGLQVFVRFLQMERSLLAGACTLSLLALPVIITASRESLRSVPRSIREGSLALGATQWQTVQRQTLPIAFPSMLTGVILALSRVIGETAPIITIGAFAMVTQLPNNLFAEFTALPIQVFDWVSRPQKAFHENSAAAVIVLLALLLTMNAIAIWLRNRYQKQFNF; from the coding sequence TTGGAGACGCCGCGAGGCTGGCGAGATCGGCAATCGCGCAACGAACGGCTGTTTCAGTTCATTGCCGCCCTTGTCGTGCTGTTCGCGCTGGGCGTGCTGGTTACGCTGCTGGCCAAGACGCTTCTGGACGGCGCATCGAGGCTGGGTTGGGATTTCCTAACGTCTTACCCCTCGCGACGAGCGGCAAACGCAGGCATCTTGCCCGCATTGATCGGAAGCTTCTATCTGATGATCCTAACGGCCATCATCTCGATCCCGATCGGTATCGGCGCCGCTATCTATTTGGAGGAGTTCGGCAAGCGCAACGCCGTCTCCAGTTTCATCGAGATCAATATCAGCAACCTGGCGGGCGTGCCGTCTATCATCTACGGCTTGCTCGGCCTGCAGGTCTTCGTACGATTCTTACAAATGGAGCGCAGTCTTTTGGCCGGCGCCTGCACGCTCTCCCTGCTTGCCCTGCCTGTCATCATCACCGCCAGCCGGGAATCTCTGCGCTCCGTGCCGCGCAGCATTCGCGAAGGATCGCTCGCCTTGGGCGCCACGCAATGGCAGACGGTTCAACGACAGACGTTACCAATCGCCTTTCCATCGATGCTGACCGGCGTGATCCTCGCCCTCTCTCGCGTTATTGGCGAGACCGCGCCCATTATCACCATCGGCGCCTTCGCTATGGTAACCCAACTGCCCAACAATCTCTTTGCAGAGTTCACAGCGCTGCCCATACAGGTGTTCGATTGGGTCTCGAGGCCCCAAAAGGCCTTCCACGAGAACAGCGCCGCCGCCGTGATCGTGTTGCTCGCCTTGCTGCTGACTATGAACGCGATCGCCATCTGGCTGCGGAATCGTTACCAGAAACAATTTAACTTCTAA